One window of the Zygotorulaspora mrakii chromosome 6, complete sequence genome contains the following:
- a CDS encoding uncharacterized protein (similar to Saccharomyces cerevisiae YDR239C; ancestral locus Anc_8.463): MFSSNTSDNKNRRRSFFLFGGSQVVPKASTHKASTSNGSGKVLSSQTHRQQAVDISSSHNRKPSLHAVDGQRESKPVFKSQLSETGTAAHVNDILDDKDVPNGMHTDIAKRSTSHMKRPPPPPIDLEALNFVKQTPTLRVSSSGDIGQLSSTQETLKSASYSPSKTPVALDQEPEVKQHKRQISEAEKLVDDLDSYIKQQKEMSESAGNGSKGEDVPNQFTSGNSNFADDSFLSPKSSTSSKSSINAESPIESPFTYVGPLNLPVEDRNPLKNKEASLSKRRYDPFLDLDVDNDRFSFTTSLNDKSVKSIQHVALNDSMGAAPIITNYGYGYGAITDSDIDTNGSENDETSRLLGTGHDDDENLSLKREPSITVQETGNELEFSDRNTDDEEAVSRNFRVVNEDKPSFYLNGNDNNTTSTTNSTATEDYERPQDGQSKLSLPDASDNYGELSITSTASSYEPTPGMRETGADDIILETKNMVPLPDKSVSNDIEKPSGAPHVVDNLTTLSQSSRSSLTSSNNSSSVSPHPDKMVRLVSSYVEESRLKYYTTSNFLQAPPNLPISLKQKNNLIQPKNIKVRIRTSSKQIGIKHGGAKQKLLSLETTKEEENENASDQLLGSRNRITADHTKEFHNLLSKGVIRRQSNLFPNPQTFDTGSRGRTTNETNADKDSEYYLEDIPGDDAYDSDDAMAPLRENRGSQSSKRVSRSDTVVSYFTKNQRRLRSGTLENSYAYLQGLPKDVNIDDYRAASASHTLERSDSKKSLASNILDPTYSNGNTLHVANPDTDSE; the protein is encoded by the coding sequence ATGTTCAGCAGTAACACTTCAGATAATAAAAATCGACGTAGATCTTTTTTCCTATTCGGAGGATCCCAGGTAGTACCGAAAGCATCTACACATAAGGCATCAACCAGTAATGGCAGTGGTAAGGTTCTGAGCTCTCAAACTCACAGGCAGCAAGCTGTTGACATATCTTCCAGTCATAATAGGAAACCATCTTTGCATGCAGTCGATGGTCAAAGGGAGAGCAAGCCGGTCTTCAAATCTCAACTATCTGAAACCGGCACAGCAGCTCATGTAAATGACATCTTAGACGATAAAGATGTCCCCAACGGTATGCACACTGATATAGCGAAGCGATCTACTTCACATATGAAGCGACCACCGCCCCCACCAATAGATTTGGAAGCGCTGAATTTTGTCAAGCAAACACCAACTCTACGAGTATCGAGTAGCGGAGATATAGGGCAATTGAGCTCAACCCAGGAAACATTGAAGTCTGCTTCATATTCACCTTCTAAAACTCCAGTTGCTCTGGATCAGGAGCCAGAAGTAAAACAGCACAAAAGACAGATTTCGGAAGCTGAGAAATTGGTTGACGATCTTGATAGTTATATCAAGCAGCAAAAGGAGATGAGCGAAAGTGCTGGGAATGGTTCTAAAGGTGAGGATGTACCGAATCAGTTCACAAGTGGTAACTCGAACTTTGCTGATGACAGTTTTTTATCACCAAAGtcttcaacatcttcaaaatccaGTATCAATGCAGAGAGTCCGATAGAAAGTCCTTTTACGTATGTTGGACCTTTGAACTTGCCTGTTGAAGATAGAAATCCCCTAAAAAATAAGGAAGCATCACTTTCGAAGAGAAGATATGATCCTTTCCTCGACTTGGATGTTGATAATGAcagattttcttttacGACCTCTTTGAATGATAAATCGGTTAAAAGTATACAGCATGTAGCGCTAAATGATTCTATGGGAGCAGCCCCTATTATTACAAACTATGGCTATGGCTATGGAGCCATAACTGATAGCGATATTGATACAAATGGTTCTGAAAACGATGAAACCTCTCGCCTATTGGGCACAGGccatgatgatgatgaaaatctTTCTCTCAAAAGAGAACCCTCTATAACTGTTCAGGAAACTGGCAATGAGCTGGAATTTAGCGACAGAAATactgatgatgaagaagctgtatcaagaaattttcgTGTTGTGAACGAAGATAAACCTTCCTTTTACTTGAATGGTAACGACAACAACACAACGAGTACGACAAATTCTACAGCAACCGAAGATTATGAGAGACCTCAAGACGGTCAAAGTAAGTTATCATTACCAGATGCCAGCGATAACTACGGAGAGCTTTCTATAACAAGTACTGCCTCAAGTTACGAACCTACTCCTGGCATGAGGGAAACTGGAGCAGATGACATCATTCTGGAGACTAAAAACATGGTTCCCCTTCCGGATAAATCAGTTAGCAACGATATCGAAAAACCGTCGGGTGCCCCGCATGTAGTAGACAATCTTACTACACTTAGCCAGTCCAGCAGAAGCAGTCTTACAAGCTCTAACAATAGCTCATCCGTCTCTCCGCATCCGGATAAGATGGTGAGACTTGTTTCAAGCTACGTTGAAGAATCAAGACTCAAATACTATACCACGTCTAATTTCCTCCAAGCTCCACCAAACCTACCAATATCTCTAAAACAGAAGAATAATCTTATACAACCAAAGAATATCAAAGTTCGTATAAGAACAAGCTCCAAACAAATAGGTATCAAGCATGGAGGGGCAAAACAAAAGTTGCTGAGCTTAGAAACCACAaaggaggaagaaaatgaaaatgccaGTGATCAACTTTTGGGGAGTAGAAACAGGATAACTGCAGATCATACGAAAGAATTCCATAATTTGCTCAGTAAAGGTGTGATTCGTAGACAATCAAATCTCTTTCCAAACCCCCAAACCTTTGATACAGGAAGTCGCGGAAGGACCACTAACGAGACGAATGCAGATAAGGACAGTGAGTACTATTTAGAGGACATTCCTGGTGACGATGCCTACGACAGTGACGATGCTATGGCCCCACTCAGAGAAAACCGTGGGTCGCAATCCTCTAAAAGAGTTTCAAGAAGCGACACTGTTGTGAGCTATTTCACGAAAAACCAACGGCGACTGAGAAGTGGAACGTTGGAGAACAGTTATGCTTACCTGCAAGGTCTTCCTAAGGATGTCAACATTGATGATTATCGAGCTGCGAGCGCTTCACATACATTGGAAAGGTCAGACTCTAAGAAGAGCCTCGCTTCCAATATCTTAGACCCTACTTACTCAAATGGCAACACACTGCATGTCGCTAACCCCGACACAGACTCTGAATAG
- the SNU56 gene encoding Snu56p (similar to Saccharomyces cerevisiae SNU56 (YDR240C); ancestral locus Anc_8.464), with translation MAVKRKAVSSAYDGTANSKRQRRQQHEFFESQDIWKNLNKISTNLTNSSREKKNSQLFIPVYTATGVENAKVCVEALQEFIETSKIEVYFGLGGNRSIGFVRLRNFNILDCCLVLSVILAARNKNHIISDTKNMFTIPQSTALAASFYLPSNFTYLDAKWVPPSGLRISEVVCTDTYNFKEFHVSLSKNRSLSIFIEGIASFLTNLKFGKCKGAKDQDFRSYLSKIFNSIKSSIYQTCLPKDVMFDSADLVAVNRPKIEKSKENLLKYAKDIINSNKYDGMIKPASEPVNDRNIHVSQSSRHDSNANGAPSNRYRAASRSTGTNLHIPQDGHPAESANTIVPSNYMTQEQIKQHCQATVSASMDALKSKSPYQIFTMYVKCPRQKYTDIVYQSLNDLRTQSNCNIVVLNLNNLNESKSWFDTLDTSKYTAFTKAPHPSTVRVISIGGVGEHMMKALELISRIMEA, from the coding sequence ATGGCTGTAAAGCGAAAGGCAGTTTCAAGCGCTTATGACGGTACAGCAAACTCAAAGAGACAAAGAAGGCAACAACATGAGTTTTTCGAATCACAGGATATTTGGAAGAACTTGAACAAAATTAGTACCAACCTGACAAACTCTAGtagagagaaaaagaatagcCAACTGTTCATTCCCGTATATACAGCAACAGGTGTTGAGAACGCTAAAGTTTGTGTTGAGGCGCTTCAAGAGTTCATCGAAACCAGCAAAATCGAGGTATATTTCGGACTAGGTGGTAATAGATCGATAGGTTTCGTGAGATTAAGAAATTTTAACATATTAGACTGCTGTCTGGTACTATCAGTGATTCTGGCtgcaagaaataaaaatcatATAATCAGTGACACAAAAAACATGTTTACCATTCCGCAGAGTACTGCTTTAGCAGCTTCATTTTATTTACCTAGTAATTTCACCTATCTTGATGCCAAATGGGTTCCTCCGTCTGGACTGAGGATTTCTGAAGTGGTATGCACAGATACCTACAATTTTAAAGAGTTTCATGTCAGTTTGTCGAAAAATAGAAGCTTATCCATTTTTATTGAGGGTATTGCTTCGTTCTTAACTAATTTAAAGTTTGGAAAATGTAAAGGAGCGAAAGATCAAGACTTTAGATCATActtgtcaaaaattttcaattccatAAAGTCAAGCATTTATCAGACGTGTCTGCCCAAGGATGTAATGTTTGACTCTGCGGATTTAGTGGCTGTAAATAGAccaaagattgaaaaatcgaAAGAAAACCTATTAAAATATGCAAAGGATATTATCAATAGTAACAAATATGATGGTATGATTAAACCAGCTTCCGAACCAGTCAATGATCGAAATATCCATGTGAGCCAGAGCTCGCGGCATGACTCGAATGCAAATGGTGCTCCGAGCAATCGTTATCGCGCCGCTTCACGTAGCACAGGTACTAACTTGCATATCCCACAAGATGGGCATCCAGCTGAGTCTGCTAATACAATCGTGCCATCAAATTACATGACCCAGGAACAGATTAAACAACATTGTCAAGCTACAGTGAGTGCTTCAATGGATGCGCTCAAGAGTAAATCACCATATCAAATATTTACAATGTACGTGAAGTGCCCTCGACAGAAGTACACTGATATAGTATACCAAAGTTTGAATGACCTGCGAACGCAATCAAATTGTAATATTGTTGTTCTGAATTTAAATAATCTGAATGAATCAAAATCCTGGTTTGATACCCTAGACACAAGCAAGTATACGGCATTTACAAAAGCACCGCATCCCAGCACTGTACGGGTGATAAGTATTGGCGGGGTGGGTGAGCATATGATGAAAGCACTCGAGCttatttcaagaattatgGAAGCCTAA
- the NHP2 gene encoding snoRNA-binding protein NHP2 (similar to Saccharomyces cerevisiae NHP2 (YDL208W); ancestral locus Anc_8.465) — protein sequence MAKESTKESKSEDNYDARMPAVLPFAKPLASKKLNKKLLKTVKKASKAKNVKRGVKEVVKALRKGEKGLVVIAGDISPADVISHIPVLCEDNAVPYIFVPSKQDLGSAGATKRPTSVVFIVPGSNKKKEAKAKEEEYKDSFNEVVKEVEAL from the coding sequence ATGGCTAAAGAAAGCACGAAAGAATCCAAGTCTGAGGATAACTATGATGCTAGAATGCCCGCGGTTTTACCGTTTGCCAAACCATTGGCttcgaagaaattgaataaaaaactgttgaaaacGGTAAAGAAGGCTTCCAAGGCTAAAAATGTTAAGAGAGGTGTAAAAGAAGTTGTCAAAGCTTTGAGAAAGGGGGAAAAAGGTTTAGTGGTCATTGCAGGTGATATATCACCCGCAGATGTCATCTCTCACATCCCAGTCTTGTGCGAAGATAACGCCGTACCATATATATTTGTTCCATCGAAACAAGACTTGGGATCTGCCGGTGCTACCAAGAGACCTACCTCGGTGGTGTTCATTGTACCTGGTAGTAACAAGAAGAAGGAGGCTAAGGCCAAAGAGGAGGAGTACAAGGACTCCTTCAATGAGGTCGTAAAAGAGGTCGAAGCCCTTTAA